A DNA window from Gemmatimonadaceae bacterium contains the following coding sequences:
- a CDS encoding HU family DNA-binding protein: protein MTKADLVERVTAQISRTAGPMISKKDCARVVDAFLEAVKESLQRQENIEVRGFGTFKIRRRKTRMARNPRTGSPVEVSARPVPVFKPSKELRALVAGVEMSEFHDTELSEAE from the coding sequence ATGACTAAAGCGGACCTGGTCGAGAGAGTCACCGCCCAGATTTCCCGGACAGCGGGCCCGATGATCTCGAAAAAGGACTGTGCGCGCGTGGTGGACGCCTTCCTCGAGGCCGTCAAGGAGTCGCTCCAGCGCCAGGAAAACATCGAGGTCCGCGGTTTCGGCACGTTCAAGATCCGCCGACGCAAGACTCGCATGGCGCGCAACCCGAGGACAGGATCCCCGGTCGAGGTATCCGCCCGCCCGGTGCCCGTGTTCAAGCCTTCCAAGGAGCTCCGCGCGCTCGTAGCAGGTGTGGAGATGTCCGAGTTCCACGATACCGAGCTCTCCGAGGCCGAGTAG
- a CDS encoding phosphoglycerate kinase: protein MTIRDLSDEQLRGKRALVRTDFNVPLDDNCEITDDTRIRAVLPTLRLLLDRGARPVILSHLGRPKGKPDPKYSLQPVATRLEELIHRKVTFVESTDTDEAMKASLSLPDDEILLLENTRFLDGEESNDPRLARSLAELGDVFVNDAFGAAHRAHASTAGICEWLRPAVAGLLMERELDYLGQALGDPERPFVAILGGSKISGKIDVIEHLLPKVNGVLIGGAMACTFYRAMGLETGKSLVEDDKVSLARDLMDEWGPRITLPHDAMVAPSIEQAASAHVVPRGGIPAGEAMLDIGPRTAESFARAIASAKTVLWNGPMGVFETPPFDKGTRAIADAMAAATHKGTVTIVGGGDSAAAVAQAGLSEKMSHVSTGGGASLEFLEGKNLPGVDALDDAETS from the coding sequence ATGACGATTCGCGATCTGTCCGACGAGCAGCTCAGAGGCAAGCGGGCGCTCGTGCGCACCGACTTCAACGTGCCTCTCGACGACAACTGCGAGATCACGGACGACACGCGCATCCGTGCCGTGCTTCCGACGCTGCGGCTCCTCCTCGACCGGGGCGCGCGGCCGGTAATCCTCTCGCACCTCGGAAGGCCCAAGGGCAAGCCCGATCCGAAGTATTCGCTGCAGCCCGTCGCAACGCGCCTCGAGGAGCTGATCCACAGAAAGGTCACGTTTGTCGAGTCCACCGACACCGACGAGGCGATGAAGGCGTCCCTGTCGCTGCCGGACGATGAGATTCTCCTTCTCGAGAACACGCGGTTTCTCGACGGAGAAGAATCGAACGACCCGCGGCTTGCCCGTTCGCTTGCCGAGCTCGGCGACGTATTCGTCAACGATGCTTTCGGCGCGGCGCACCGCGCGCACGCGTCCACCGCCGGGATCTGCGAGTGGCTGAGGCCCGCGGTGGCCGGCCTGCTGATGGAGCGCGAGCTCGATTACCTCGGCCAGGCGCTGGGCGATCCCGAGAGGCCGTTCGTGGCGATTCTCGGGGGCTCCAAGATCTCCGGCAAGATTGACGTCATCGAGCATCTCCTGCCAAAAGTGAATGGCGTTCTCATCGGCGGCGCGATGGCGTGCACGTTCTATCGCGCGATGGGCCTGGAGACAGGCAAGTCCCTCGTCGAAGATGACAAGGTCAGTCTCGCCCGTGATCTCATGGATGAGTGGGGGCCGCGAATCACACTTCCGCACGACGCGATGGTCGCGCCGTCGATCGAGCAGGCGGCGTCCGCGCATGTCGTTCCGCGCGGTGGCATTCCCGCGGGTGAAGCGATGCTCGACATCGGGCCTCGAACGGCCGAGTCGTTTGCGCGGGCGATTGCTTCGGCGAAGACCGTTCTCTGGAACGGACCCATGGGCGTCTTCGAGACTCCGCCGTTCGACAAGGGCACACGCGCGATCGCCGACGCGATGGCGGCCGCAACGCACAAGGGAACGGTGACGATCGTCGGCGGTGGCGACTCCGCCGCGGCCGTGGCGCAGGCCGGTCTCTCCGAAAAGATGAGTCATGTCTCGACAGGCGGGGGCGCATCGCTCGAGTTCCTGGAAGGGAAGAACCTTCCCGGCGTGGATGCCCTCGACGATGCGGAGACGTCATGA
- the secG gene encoding preprotein translocase subunit SecG: MLYNILLVILLIDAVVLTAAILLQAGKGSGLAANFGGASSSPDAFIGIHQAGTILTKATWWCAGIFLGLSFILQVMSTRTLAPKSVLENTFGKPAPVPATSPATAAPVTPAVPLTPAPATTPATTPPATKR, from the coding sequence ATGCTCTATAACATACTTCTCGTTATTCTCCTCATAGACGCCGTGGTTCTGACCGCGGCGATCCTGCTTCAAGCCGGCAAGGGCAGTGGCCTCGCCGCCAACTTCGGCGGCGCCAGCTCATCGCCTGACGCTTTCATCGGCATCCACCAGGCAGGGACCATTCTGACGAAAGCCACGTGGTGGTGCGCCGGAATCTTCCTGGGTCTGTCGTTCATCCTGCAAGTCATGTCCACCAGGACGCTGGCTCCCAAGTCGGTTCTCGAAAACACGTTCGGCAAGCCCGCGCCGGTCCCGGCGACTTCGCCGGCCACCGCAGCGCCTGTAACGCCAGCCGTTCCCCTGACGCCCGCTCCGGCAACGACGCCTGCGACGACTCCCCCTGCGACCAAGCGGTAG
- the carA gene encoding glutamine-hydrolyzing carbamoyl-phosphate synthase small subunit, translating into MTVYATHPGFLLLEDGTLFHGRIRRAAGSGARASGQEPTVAEIVFSTNMTGYQEMFTDPSFGGQIVVMTAPQIGNYGINTEDPESAHPQVAGVIVRELSRTFSNWRATGDLEGWLESANVPILQEVDTRRLTRHLRSAGVMRGVIGVGDSPTADAIAALEACPSMEGLDLASRVTTRERYTWGDPAASRYIIAYDFGIKRNILRLFADHDARVTVVPADTPASDVLGEHPDGVFLSNGPGDPDAISYAPDTVRELATSGTPVFGICLGHQVLGLAFGGSTTKLPFGHRGGNHPVREMSTGRVLITSQNHGFAVEGNASGIKGSAELEVTHVNLNDGTVEGLRHRDLPVFGVQYHPEAAPGPHDAVPHFDQFMDAIRSRK; encoded by the coding sequence TTGACTGTTTACGCCACACACCCGGGGTTCCTCCTCCTAGAGGACGGAACCCTTTTTCATGGCCGCATCCGTCGCGCCGCTGGCAGTGGCGCGCGTGCGAGCGGACAGGAGCCGACGGTCGCCGAAATCGTGTTCTCGACGAACATGACCGGCTACCAGGAGATGTTCACCGATCCTTCGTTCGGCGGACAGATCGTGGTCATGACCGCTCCACAGATCGGGAACTACGGAATCAACACCGAAGATCCCGAATCGGCGCATCCGCAGGTCGCCGGTGTCATTGTTCGCGAGCTTTCGCGGACGTTTTCGAACTGGCGCGCGACGGGCGATCTGGAGGGCTGGCTCGAGTCAGCAAATGTGCCTATCCTGCAAGAGGTTGACACGAGACGCCTCACGCGGCATCTCAGGTCGGCCGGTGTCATGCGCGGTGTCATCGGCGTTGGAGATTCCCCCACTGCCGACGCGATCGCGGCGCTCGAGGCATGCCCATCGATGGAGGGCCTCGATCTCGCCTCACGCGTCACGACGCGCGAGCGTTATACGTGGGGCGATCCCGCCGCCAGCCGGTACATCATCGCCTACGACTTCGGCATCAAGCGAAATATTCTCCGACTCTTCGCCGACCATGACGCGCGCGTAACTGTCGTCCCCGCCGACACTCCCGCGAGCGACGTGCTCGGCGAACATCCCGACGGCGTCTTTCTCTCCAACGGTCCGGGCGATCCTGACGCCATATCCTATGCGCCAGATACGGTGCGAGAACTGGCAACCAGCGGGACACCCGTATTCGGCATTTGTCTCGGCCACCAGGTCCTGGGCCTGGCGTTCGGTGGCTCGACAACGAAGCTACCGTTTGGGCACCGAGGCGGAAACCACCCCGTGCGTGAAATGTCAACCGGCCGTGTGCTGATCACCTCGCAGAACCACGGCTTCGCCGTAGAAGGGAATGCGTCAGGCATCAAGGGCTCGGCCGAGCTCGAGGTCACACACGTGAACCTGAATGACGGGACGGTCGAGGGGCTCAGGCACCGAGATCTGCCCGTCTTCGGGGTGCAGTATCACCCGGAAGCGGCCCCCGGCCCGCACGATGCCGTGCCTCATTTCGATCAATTCATGGACGCCATACGCTCCCGCAAGTAG
- the tpiA gene encoding triose-phosphate isomerase encodes MNRPVMAANWKMNNGPTMAREFMQSFLDQYPRQNDRTILFFPPALSLGTVAHAIADRHDIILGVQNVHWADQGAFTGELSVPMARDSGARVVLVGHSERRHVFGETDEETALKCAAVERGGLTPMLCIGETLEQRDAGQAAEIVVAQLRAGFSKLTQLTIREVMVAYEPVWAIGTGRNATPDDATAMHSVIRQELRTLCGDRARATPILYGGSVNAVNAPSLVAAEEVDGLLVGGASLDASSWLAVARA; translated from the coding sequence ATGAACCGTCCCGTGATGGCCGCGAACTGGAAGATGAACAATGGACCGACGATGGCCCGTGAGTTCATGCAGTCGTTCCTCGATCAGTACCCCCGTCAGAACGACCGCACGATACTGTTCTTTCCGCCGGCGCTCTCGTTGGGCACCGTCGCTCACGCGATCGCCGACAGGCACGACATCATTCTGGGTGTTCAGAACGTGCACTGGGCGGATCAGGGCGCGTTCACGGGTGAGCTCTCCGTTCCGATGGCGCGCGATTCCGGCGCGCGGGTTGTCCTCGTCGGACATTCGGAGCGGCGGCACGTCTTCGGTGAGACGGATGAAGAAACCGCCCTCAAGTGCGCAGCCGTCGAGCGCGGCGGTCTCACTCCCATGCTTTGCATCGGTGAGACGCTCGAGCAGCGCGACGCGGGGCAGGCGGCTGAGATAGTTGTCGCTCAACTCCGCGCGGGCTTCTCGAAACTGACGCAGCTGACGATCCGGGAAGTGATGGTTGCGTACGAGCCGGTGTGGGCGATCGGAACGGGACGCAATGCCACGCCTGACGATGCGACCGCGATGCACTCGGTGATACGCCAGGAGCTGCGCACGCTATGCGGAGATCGCGCCCGCGCCACTCCTATTCTGTACGGTGGGAGCGTGAACGCGGTGAATGCGCCGTCGCTGGTCGCGGCTGAAGAGGTGGACGGGCTGCTGGTGGGCGGGGCGAGTCTTGACGCAAGCTCCTGGTTGGCTGTTGCTCGCGCGTAA
- a CDS encoding MoaD/ThiS family protein: protein MTVTIRLFASYADKLGRSAFEIECAEGSTVADIVRSVTSLPGGSSLPPMPLVAVNRIYADSGTPVSDGDEVAIIPPVAGG, encoded by the coding sequence ATGACCGTCACCATCCGCCTCTTTGCGTCCTACGCCGACAAGCTCGGACGCTCAGCCTTCGAGATTGAATGCGCTGAAGGATCCACGGTGGCCGACATCGTGAGGTCGGTCACGAGCTTGCCCGGGGGCTCGTCGCTTCCTCCAATGCCTCTTGTCGCGGTGAACCGCATTTACGCCGACAGCGGCACGCCCGTGAGCGACGGCGATGAGGTGGCCATCATTCCTCCGGTGGCTGGCGGATGA